The Henckelia pumila isolate YLH828 chromosome 2, ASM3356847v2, whole genome shotgun sequence genome includes a window with the following:
- the LOC140882824 gene encoding norbelladine synthase-like, whose amino-acid sequence MFGTASDEREVNVPASEAWKVYGSLLLAKVAGELLGDIISKTEVVVGDGGVGTIVEIFFIPGTPGPASYKEKFTVVDDARRVKETEVVEGGFLDLGFKYYRVRLEVIEKEDKNRCITKSTIEYEVNEEAAANAAFASIKPLTALMESVADYLLKNHNKDISSANA is encoded by the exons atgtttggaaCAGCTAGTGATGAGAGGGAAGTGAATGTTCCAGCAAGCGAGGCATGGAAAGTGTACGGAAGCCTGCTGCTCGCCAAAGTCGCCGGCGAATTGCTTGGAGACATCATCAGTAAGACCGAAGTCGTCGTGGGTGACGGAGGTGTCGGAACAATCGTCGAAATCTTCTTCATTCCAG GGACGCCGGGACCAGCCTCTTACAAGGAGAAGTTCACCGTGGTGGATGACGCGAGGCGCGTGAAGGAGACGGAGGTGGTGGAGGGTGGGTTTCTCGACCTAGGTTTCAAATATTATCGTGTTCGGTTGGAGGTGATCGAGAAGGAAGACAAGAATCGTTGCATAACAAAATCAACCATAGAGTACGAGGTCAACGAGGAGGCGGCCGCCAACGCTGCTTTCGCGTCCATAAAACCGTTAACTGCTTTGATGGAATCCGTTGCCGATTATCTACTCAAGAATCATAACAAAGATATTTCGAGTGCTAATGCTTAA
- the LOC140879178 gene encoding uncharacterized protein — MTVEAATFLLEGRSRKWWKSASAPVLQEHGHVWWSDFCRLFCQLYFPPAFHQAKAIELLNLKQGSLFVDENQQKFIDLLPYCPHIGVSSEVKNDHFLQWINQENFYGVMVCDDPTSYESLVNRCRQAEISVNRAKSFQSSQPTSSLGPHAQSFKKSSSSTSSSGSGGVMRFGKKGKSLTGYLKKNCTQAGGAGGLGSGSQTTVQQRPLGQPAGGSNMRPRAASQCHQLPYVALDIVLSISTPIGLSALAKRLVLGCPLESEWIVTRDLYSFTRLVVIAKRPPMPLVSALRASRALESGREGYLIYVIDLSVGSVGIGSLPVNEFSDVFLDEIPGFPPVREVEFDIDLMPDTSPISRAS, encoded by the exons ATGACAG TGGAGGCAGCGACTTTTCTGTTGGAGGGACGATCTCGTAAGTGGTGGAAGTCTGCGTCAGCACCAGTGCTTCAGGAGCATGGACATGTTTGGTGGTCGGATTTCTGCAGATTGTTCTGTCAGCTGTACTTTCCTCCAGCTTTTCACCAGGCGAAGGCCATTGAGTTGCTTAATCTGAAGCAGGGATCTTTGTTTGTGGATGAGAACCAGCAAAAGTTTATTGATCTCCTTCCGTATTGTCCCCATATTGGCGTCAGTTCTGAGGTGAAGAATGATCATTTCCTGCAGTGGATTAACCAGGAGAATTTTTACGGAGTCATGGTGTGTGATGATCCCACTTCATATGAGAGTCTGGTGAACCGGTGTCGGCAAGCAGAGATCAGTGTGAATCGAGCTAAGTCATTTCAGTCTTCTCAACccacgagttctttgggtccccatgctcAGTCCTTTAAGAAATCTTCTTCTTCTACTTCTTCATCTGGATCGGGTggtgtgatgcgatttgggaaGAAAGGCAA GAGTCTCACAGGTTATCTTAAGAAGAATTGTACACAGGCTGGAGGAGCAGGTGGTTTAGGTTCTGGTTCTCAGACTACTGTGCAGCAGAGGCCATTAGGGCAACCAGCGGGAGGATCTAATATGCGACCGCGTGCCGCTAGTCAG TGTCACCAGTTACCTTATGTTGCTCTAGACATAGTGCTTTCTATTTCGACCCCGATTGGTCTGTCAGCATTGGCTAAACGCCTAGTTCTTGGTTGTCCTTTAGAGTCTGAG tggattgttaccagagaCTTGTACAGTTTCACCCGGTTGGTGGTGATAGCTAAGCGACCACCGATGCCATTGGTATCTGCTTTGAGAGCcagtcgagctctggagtctggcagGGAAGGATACCTCATTTATGTTATTGATTTGTCCGTTGGGAGCGTTGGTATAGGGAGTTTACCTGTTAATGAATTCTCTGATGTTTTTCTtgacgagattccgggttttcctcctgttcgGGAAGTTGAGTTTGACATTGATCTAATGCCAGATACGTCACCTATTTCGAGAGCATCATAA
- the LOC140883377 gene encoding uncharacterized protein: MKYLEYTPLDRINHFLSCLNLGERTIKGCLEAYSCKHTGTDKKLSLSLENEILDYLGKSSDTDSSSPVEYLFSRSSRKTLIYLLLTLNHLYPDYDFSAVRAHEFFTEESWDSFKQIFEVYMFEASKEWLMDNEGVPLLETLYKALDEVVKLAECEIYSYNPEAEADPFLEKGAIWSYHFFFYNRKLKRVVSFRFSCLSNLVGEWFFVDELSREEDGEIFDGMDI; encoded by the exons ATGAAGTACCTGGAATAcacgccgctcgatcg AATCAATCATTTCTTGAGCTGTTTGAATCTTGGAGAACGAACAATCAAAGGATGCCTCGAAGCTTACTCTT GTAAACATACAGGAACAGATAAGAAGCTCTCTCTCAGTTTGGAGAATGAG ATTCTTGATTATCTTGGAAAATCTTCGGATACAGACTCTTCTTCACCTGTTGAGTATCTATTTAGCAGATCCAG CCGAAAGACGTTGATTTATCTGCTCCTTACTCTTAATCATCTGTATCCCGATTATGACTTCAG TGCAGTGAGAGCTCATGAGTTTTTCACTGAAGAAAGCTGGGACAGTTTTAAGCAGATATTTGAGGTTTACATGTTTGAGGCATCAAAG GAGTGGCTCATGGATAACGAGGGAGTACCCCTGCTGGAGACCTTGTACAAGGCTTTGGACGAG GTTGTGAAGCTAGCAGAATGTGAAATATACAGTTACAACCCGGAGGCTGAAGCAGATCCATTCCTTGAGAAAGGAGCCAT ATGGTCGTACCATTTCTTTTTCTACAATAGAAAACTCAAGCGTGTTGTGAGCTTTCGCTTTAGCTGTTTAAG CAACTTGGTGGGAGAATGGTTTTTTGTTGATGAGTTGAGTCGCGAGGAAGACGGAGAAATATTCGATGGTATGGATATATAA